Proteins from one Sarcophilus harrisii chromosome 2, mSarHar1.11, whole genome shotgun sequence genomic window:
- the CXXC5 gene encoding CXXC-type zinc finger protein 5 isoform X1 produces MSSLVGSPQPDSGGSSKSGTVEKGSSDEPLPPANPERRNKSGIISEPLNKSLRKSRPLSHYSSFSSSSSAGELVDKAAAASGLANGHDPPMDKTNSTSKHKSSAVASLLSKAERAAELSAEGQLTLQQFAQSTEMLKRVVQEHLPLMSEAGAGLPDMEAVSGTEALNGPSDFPYLGAFPINPGLFIMTPAGVFLAESALHMAGLAEYPMQSELASAISSGKKKRKRCGMCPPCRRRINCEQCSSCRNRKTGHQICKFRKCEELKKKPSAALEKVMLPTGAAFRWFQ; encoded by the exons ATGTCTAGTCTTGTTGGCAGCCCCCAGCCCGATAGCGGCGGCAGTAGTAAGTCAGGCACAGTAGAGAAAGGCAGCTCCGATGAGCCCCTTCCCCCTGCCAACCCAGAGCGGCGGAACAAGAGTGGAATCATCAGCGAGCCCCTCAACAAGAGTCTCCGGAAGTCCCGGCCTCTGTCCCACTACTCCTCTTTCAGCAGCAGCAGCTCGGCGGGCGAGCTGGTGGACAAGGCGGCCGCGGCCTCCGGGCTGGCTAATGGGCACGACCCGCCCATGGACAAAACCAACTCTACCTCAAAGCACAAAAGCAGTGCTGTGGCCAGTCTGCTGAGCAAGGCGGAGCGGGCCGCCGAGCTCTCCGCCGAAGGACAGCTGACGCTGCAGCAGTTTGCTCAGTCCACGGAGATGCTGAAACGGGTGGTTCAGGAACACCTTCCCCTGATGAGCGAGGCCGGGGCTGGGCTCCCAGACATGGAGGCTGTATCGGGCACCGAGGCCCTGAATGGTCCTTCCGACTTCCCTTACCTCGGCGCCTTCCCCATCAACCCGGGCCTCTTTATCATGACGCCCGCGGGCGTGTTTCTGGCCGAGAGCGCCTTGCACATGGCGGGCCTAGCAGAATACCCTATGCAGAGCGAGCTGGCTTCGGCCATCAGCTCCGGCAAGAAGAAACGGAAACGTTGCGGCATGTGCCCGCCCTGCCGACGGCGGATAAACTGCGAGCAGTGTAGCAGTTGTCGGAACCGAAAAACTGGCCACCAGATTTGCAAATTCAGAAAATGTGAGGAGCTCAAAAAGAAGCCTTCTGCTGCTCTGGAG aAGGTGATGCTTCCAACGGGAGCCGCCTTCCGATGGTTTCAGTGA
- the CXXC5 gene encoding CXXC-type zinc finger protein 5 isoform X2: MSSLVGSPQPDSGGSSKSGTVEKGSSDEPLPPANPERRNKSGIISEPLNKSLRKSRPLSHYSSFSSSSSAGELVDKAAAASGLANGHDPPMDKTNSTSKHKSSAVASLLSKAERAAELSAEGQLTLQQFAQSTEMLKRVVQEHLPLMSEAGAGLPDMEAVSGTEALNGPSDFPYLGAFPINPGLFIMTPAGVFLAESALHMAGLAEYPMQSELASAISSGKKKRKRCGMCPPCRRRINCEQCSSCRNRKTGHQICKFRKCEELKKKPSAALEVMLPTGAAFRWFQ, encoded by the exons ATGTCTAGTCTTGTTGGCAGCCCCCAGCCCGATAGCGGCGGCAGTAGTAAGTCAGGCACAGTAGAGAAAGGCAGCTCCGATGAGCCCCTTCCCCCTGCCAACCCAGAGCGGCGGAACAAGAGTGGAATCATCAGCGAGCCCCTCAACAAGAGTCTCCGGAAGTCCCGGCCTCTGTCCCACTACTCCTCTTTCAGCAGCAGCAGCTCGGCGGGCGAGCTGGTGGACAAGGCGGCCGCGGCCTCCGGGCTGGCTAATGGGCACGACCCGCCCATGGACAAAACCAACTCTACCTCAAAGCACAAAAGCAGTGCTGTGGCCAGTCTGCTGAGCAAGGCGGAGCGGGCCGCCGAGCTCTCCGCCGAAGGACAGCTGACGCTGCAGCAGTTTGCTCAGTCCACGGAGATGCTGAAACGGGTGGTTCAGGAACACCTTCCCCTGATGAGCGAGGCCGGGGCTGGGCTCCCAGACATGGAGGCTGTATCGGGCACCGAGGCCCTGAATGGTCCTTCCGACTTCCCTTACCTCGGCGCCTTCCCCATCAACCCGGGCCTCTTTATCATGACGCCCGCGGGCGTGTTTCTGGCCGAGAGCGCCTTGCACATGGCGGGCCTAGCAGAATACCCTATGCAGAGCGAGCTGGCTTCGGCCATCAGCTCCGGCAAGAAGAAACGGAAACGTTGCGGCATGTGCCCGCCCTGCCGACGGCGGATAAACTGCGAGCAGTGTAGCAGTTGTCGGAACCGAAAAACTGGCCACCAGATTTGCAAATTCAGAAAATGTGAGGAGCTCAAAAAGAAGCCTTCTGCTGCTCTGGAG GTGATGCTTCCAACGGGAGCCGCCTTCCGATGGTTTCAGTGA